Proteins encoded by one window of Streptococcus suis S735:
- the prsA gene encoding peptidylprolyl isomerase PrsA, giving the protein MKQTKKILAGAVTLFAAVTLAACSNAADKDIITMKGNTITVSEFYEKVKTNSQAQQVLLSMVISNVFENQYGDKVSAEEVNKEYDKKAEQLGASFNAALSSAGLTEESYKEQIRTNKLVEYAVKQAAEKELTDENYKAAYDAYTPEVTARVIKLADEAKAKEVLAAAQAEGADFAQLAKDNSTDTTTKDNGGEVKFDSTSTTVPAEVQKAVFALDAGQVGASVISSVDMKTYTTSYYVVKLDAKSEKSAKWEDYKDKLKEIILAQKQRDSSFVATVLKEALQKANVKVKDSAFQNLLSQYVTTEESSSSSTKSSSSSTESSSSTTESSSSSGQ; this is encoded by the coding sequence ATGAAACAAACTAAAAAAATTCTCGCAGGTGCAGTAACACTCTTTGCTGCAGTAACACTCGCTGCTTGTTCCAATGCAGCTGATAAAGATATCATTACGATGAAAGGTAACACGATTACTGTGTCTGAGTTTTATGAGAAAGTAAAAACAAACTCACAAGCTCAACAAGTTTTGCTGTCAATGGTTATCAGTAATGTATTTGAAAATCAGTATGGTGACAAAGTCTCTGCAGAAGAAGTAAATAAGGAATATGATAAGAAGGCAGAACAACTTGGTGCTTCTTTTAACGCGGCACTTTCTTCGGCAGGATTGACAGAAGAATCCTATAAGGAACAAATTCGTACCAATAAATTGGTTGAGTATGCTGTAAAACAAGCTGCTGAGAAAGAATTGACAGATGAAAACTACAAGGCAGCTTATGACGCCTATACACCTGAAGTAACAGCACGTGTCATCAAGTTGGCAGACGAAGCTAAAGCAAAAGAAGTTTTAGCTGCTGCACAAGCTGAAGGTGCAGATTTTGCTCAATTGGCGAAAGACAATTCCACGGATACTACTACAAAAGACAATGGAGGCGAAGTTAAATTCGATTCAACTTCAACAACTGTTCCAGCAGAGGTACAGAAAGCGGTATTTGCCTTGGATGCAGGTCAAGTCGGAGCGTCGGTGATTTCTTCGGTAGATATGAAGACGTATACAACGAGTTATTACGTTGTAAAATTGGATGCTAAATCAGAAAAATCTGCTAAATGGGAAGATTATAAAGATAAGCTGAAAGAAATTATTTTGGCACAAAAGCAAAGAGATTCATCATTTGTTGCTACTGTGCTGAAAGAAGCACTCCAAAAAGCAAACGTTAAGGTTAAAGACAGTGCTTTCCAAAATCTTCTTTCACAGTATGTGACAACAGAAGAAAGCAGTTCTTCCTCAACGAAGAGCAGCTCTTCGTCGACTGAAAGTTCTTCTTCTACAACAGAATCTTCTAGTTCATCAGGTCAGTAA
- a CDS encoding O-methyltransferase — protein MVESYSKNANHNMRRPVVKEEIVDFMRTRQAQNTGFLKELEEFAHQENIPVIPHETVAYFRLLMQTLQPKRILEVGTAIGFSALLMADNSPHSKITTIDRNEEMIGFAKENFAKYDYRQQIELLEGEAMDILPTLPDNTYDFIFMDSAKSKYIVFLPEVLKKVKVGGLIILDDIFQGGDVAKDIKDIRRGQRTIYKGLQRLFDATLDNPDVTASLVSMSDGLLMLRKNVENVDLKHIEI, from the coding sequence ATGGTTGAATCATATAGTAAAAACGCAAATCACAATATGCGCCGTCCGGTTGTCAAGGAAGAAATTGTGGATTTTATGCGAACACGTCAGGCGCAAAATACAGGGTTTTTGAAAGAACTGGAAGAGTTTGCTCATCAAGAAAACATTCCAGTTATCCCTCATGAAACGGTAGCTTATTTCCGCTTGCTGATGCAGACACTCCAACCTAAACGTATTTTAGAAGTTGGAACTGCTATTGGCTTCTCTGCGTTACTGATGGCTGACAATAGCCCGCACTCGAAGATTACGACGATTGATCGAAATGAAGAAATGATTGGATTTGCTAAGGAAAACTTTGCCAAGTATGATTATCGCCAGCAGATTGAATTGCTGGAAGGAGAAGCTATGGATATTCTTCCTACTTTACCAGATAACACATATGATTTTATTTTCATGGATTCTGCTAAATCAAAATATATTGTATTTTTACCAGAAGTCTTGAAAAAGGTCAAAGTAGGTGGTTTAATCATTTTGGATGACATCTTCCAAGGAGGAGATGTTGCCAAGGACATCAAGGATATCAGAAGAGGGCAGCGAACGATTTATAAGGGATTGCAACGTTTATTCGATGCGACTTTGGATAATCCAGATGTGACTGCTAGTCTTGTTTCCATGAGTGACGGTCTCCTTATGTTGAGGAAAAATGTAGAGAATGTTGACTTAAAACATATAGAAATTTAA
- a CDS encoding DUF6630 family protein, whose translation MLTEEQLQDIFELADLMSNGDRELFLQLREVVFASDPHEILNFMERILDSESFDDFLDRVGESEKENLWLILIKLLEHLNYICVRDYKDNLEDFIYFFDCLQQVRNAGISLKLDSGGLSPIASISEWARVIDNKYLDENFCLGAVDMDTDSYYLFFSKQATFIRLQELAGNLGYRIDYAKNM comes from the coding sequence ATGTTAACAGAAGAACAACTACAAGATATTTTTGAATTAGCAGATTTAATGTCAAATGGTGATAGGGAACTATTTCTCCAACTTAGAGAAGTAGTCTTCGCCAGTGATCCACACGAGATTCTCAATTTTATGGAACGTATTTTAGATTCAGAGTCATTCGATGATTTCTTGGATCGTGTTGGAGAGTCTGAAAAGGAAAATCTTTGGTTAATCTTGATAAAATTACTAGAGCATTTGAACTATATTTGTGTGCGTGATTATAAGGACAATCTTGAAGATTTTATCTACTTTTTTGATTGCCTTCAGCAGGTCCGCAATGCGGGAATTTCTCTTAAATTGGATTCAGGTGGATTAAGTCCAATTGCATCTATTTCAGAATGGGCAAGAGTCATTGATAACAAATATCTTGATGAAAACTTTTGTCTAGGGGCAGTAGATATGGACACGGATAGTTACTATCTCTTTTTCAGTAAGCAGGCGACTTTTATTCGACTTCAAGAACTAGCTGGAAATTTAGGGTATCGAATTGATTACGCCAAAAATATGTAG